The Thermococcus sp. region GAGATGAGCGGGCGTGAGTGGATAAGGGAGAGGATTGGCGACAACGAGTTCGTTGACCTCTTCATTAAAAGCTTCCTCGGCTGGGCCGACAGCGTTTTGGACGTTCCCGCAGGGGAGCTGGCGAGAGAAATTAAGGCCGCTCTGAAGTGGGGCGGGCCGGGCCTCGTTAAGGGCGGTTGCAGTGCAATCACCGGTGAACTCGCCCGAATCGTAGAGGGGAGCGGGGGTAAAATACTAACCCGAAAAAAAGCCGTTAAAATTGACCTTGATTCCAAGAAAGTCATAACTGCTGACGGCGAGGAGTTTCCGTTCGACGTCCTGATTTCCAACATCGGCATCAGGGAGACCGTCGAGCTGATTGGCAGGGACAACTTTGACCGCGAATACCTGAAGAAAGTTGACTCACTAAGGCCGAGCGAGGGTATAAAATACAACGTCGCCCTGAAAGGAGGGCCGAGGATAGGTAACACCGTTGTCTTCACCCTCGACACCGAGAGGATAAACGGCTACAACGAGCCCACCAGCGTTTCTCCCGAGCTGGCCAAAGACGGCTACACTCTAATAATGCTCCACCACGCGCTCCAATCAAAGAACGTTAAGGCCGAACGGAGGAAGGGAATTGAAGACATCTATAGAATCTTTCCAAACCTCGACGAGGAGGGCGAAATACTCTTAATCCAGTCCTATCTTGACGGGAACCCGGTAAACAGGGTGGCGAGCGGACAGACCGTTGAAGGCTTTTCGGTTCAGGATATCTACATCGTCGGTGATGCCTACAAGCCCCCCGGGGGAATAGAAGTTGATGGCATAGCCCTCGGCGTCATGAGGACTCTCGAACGGCTCAACCTCGGAAGCTTTTCGGAGTGGTATTTGTGAAGGAAAGTTTTTGGGCATCTCTTCTTTACGTTTTCCAATTAAGTTTCCCGCCTACCGAACCTTTTTCAAATGAACATCGTTGGCACCTAACGAACGTTTTTATTCTCAGGTTCAGACTTATCCATCCCGGGGTGATGCTCATGAAGAGAGTAGTCATAGCCCTTGGCGGTAACGCAATCCTCCAGCGCAGTCAAAAGGGAACCTACGAGGAGCAGATGGAGAACGTGAGAAAGACTGCTAAGCAGATAGCCGATATAGTTGAGAGGGGTTATGAGGTTGTCATAACTCACGGTAACGGTCCGCAGGTGGGAGCCTTACTCCTTCAGATGGATGCGGGCCAGCAGGTTTATGGCATCCCTGCCCAGCCGATGGACGTGGCTGGAGCAATGACTCAGGGACAGATTGGCTACATGATTCAGCAAGCCCTTATCAACGAGCTCCACGCAAGGGGAATAGATAGGCCTGTTGTGACCATAGTTACCCAGACGATAGTTGATAAGAACGACCCAGCCTTTCAGAACCCGAGCAAGCCTGTTGGACCCTTCTATGATGAGGAAACGGCAAAGAGACTCGCGAGGGAGAAGGGCTGGGTTGTTGTGGAAGACTCGGGGAGGGGCTGGAGGCGCGTTGTTCCGAGTCCAGACCCTAAGGGCCACGTCGAGGCACCGGTGATAGTTAATCTTGTTAAGGAGGGTTTCATCGTTATAGCCAGCGGCGGCGGTGGAGTTCCTGTGATAGAGGAGGACGGTCAGCTCAAAGGTGTCGAGGCCGTCATAGACAAGGATTTGGCCGGTGAAAAGCTTGCCGAAGAAGTGAACGCGGACATCTTCATGATTCTGACCGATGTAAACGGTGCAGCCATAAACTATGGAAAGGAAAACGAGCGCTGGCTCGAAAAGATAACCGTTGAAGAGCTTAAGCAATACTACAACGAGGGACACTTCAAGAAGGGTAGCATGGGGCCCAAGGTTCTGGCGGTTATAAGGTTCGTTGAGTGGGGTGGTGAGAGGGGAATCATAGCTTCACTGGACAAAGCCGTTGAAGCCCTTGAAGGTAAGACCGGAACGCAGGTCGTGAAGTAACCAAAGTCTATAAATACTCTTCCTCTCTTCTTTATTAGGTGATGGCATGGCCGACGCTTCGAGCGCTGTGAGCGGGTTCTTTGGCTCCCTGCTATGGTGGCTGTTCTTCCTCTATCTGCTCCTCTGGCCCCAAATGCAGTACAAAAGCCTCCAGATGGCCAGAACAAGAATTCTCCAGCAACTCTCAAGGAAGAGGGGCTCAACGGTGATAACAATGATTCACAGACAGGAGAGCATAGGCCTCTTCGGGATTCCCTTCTATCGTTTCATAAGCATGGAGGACAGCGAGGAGATACTCAGGGCCATCAGAATGGCACCAAAAGACAAGCCCATTGACCTGATAATCCACACGCCCGGTGGACTTGTACTTGCCGCCACTCAGATAGCAAAGGCCCTCAAGGACCACCCTGCCGAGACGAGGGTCATCGTCCCCCACTACGCAATGAGCGGTGGAACGCTTATAGCCCTGGCGGCGGACAAGATAATAATGGACCCACATGCCGTTCTCGGCCCGGTTGACCCACAGCTGGGACAGTACCCGGGACCGAGCATAGTGAGGGCAGTGGAGAAGAAGGGTGTTGAAAAAGTGGACGACCAGACGCTAATCCTTGCTGATGTCGCCGAAAAGGCCATCAAGCAGGTGAGGGACTTCGTTTACAGCCTTCTCAAAGACCGCTATGGGGAGGAGAAGGCAAGGGAGCTTGCCCAGATACTCACCGAGGGTAGGTGGACACACGACTACCCGATTACCTACGAGCACGCTAAGGAGCTCGGACTTCACGTGAGTACAGATGTTCCCGGGGAAGTTTACGCCCTCATGGAGCTCTACAAACAGCCAATGAGACAGAGGGGAACAGTGGAGTTCATGCCTTATCCCCAGAAGGCTGAAAACTCGAAGTGATTTGTTTTCAATTTTACTTCCTTTTGATTTTGGCCAAAAAGTTTTTATTTGCTTTCTCCTTTTTCAGTCCAGATGTTTGGAGTAAACAGAGCTGTTCTAAAAATGGGAGAGGGGTTAGAGAGATGCCAACGGTTAAAGTAGACCCAGAGGAAATTAAGAGAATCAAGAGAGAATTGGAGGCCCTTGAGAAGGAGAGAAACGAGGTTAGGGCCAAACTTGATGAGCTCGAAAAGGAGCTCCAAATCTGGATTCAAAAGAGGGACGAGAAAAACAAGGAAGTTAAACAGCTCCGTCAGAAGGGGAGGGAGTACAAGGCCAAGCGCGATGAAATCAACCAGAAGATAAAGGAGCTCAAGAAGAACCGCGAGGAGATAAATGCGAAGCTCGACCTCCTCTATCAGGAGATACTCGAGTACAGGACCA contains the following coding sequences:
- the arcC gene encoding carbamate kinase; amino-acid sequence: MKRVVIALGGNAILQRSQKGTYEEQMENVRKTAKQIADIVERGYEVVITHGNGPQVGALLLQMDAGQQVYGIPAQPMDVAGAMTQGQIGYMIQQALINELHARGIDRPVVTIVTQTIVDKNDPAFQNPSKPVGPFYDEETAKRLAREKGWVVVEDSGRGWRRVVPSPDPKGHVEAPVIVNLVKEGFIVIASGGGGVPVIEEDGQLKGVEAVIDKDLAGEKLAEEVNADIFMILTDVNGAAINYGKENERWLEKITVEELKQYYNEGHFKKGSMGPKVLAVIRFVEWGGERGIIASLDKAVEALEGKTGTQVVK
- a CDS encoding oxidoreductase, whose protein sequence is EMSGREWIRERIGDNEFVDLFIKSFLGWADSVLDVPAGELAREIKAALKWGGPGLVKGGCSAITGELARIVEGSGGKILTRKKAVKIDLDSKKVITADGEEFPFDVLISNIGIRETVELIGRDNFDREYLKKVDSLRPSEGIKYNVALKGGPRIGNTVVFTLDTERINGYNEPTSVSPELAKDGYTLIMLHHALQSKNVKAERRKGIEDIYRIFPNLDEEGEILLIQSYLDGNPVNRVASGQTVEGFSVQDIYIVGDAYKPPGGIEVDGIALGVMRTLERLNLGSFSEWYL
- a CDS encoding ATP-dependent Clp protease proteolytic subunit, giving the protein MADASSAVSGFFGSLLWWLFFLYLLLWPQMQYKSLQMARTRILQQLSRKRGSTVITMIHRQESIGLFGIPFYRFISMEDSEEILRAIRMAPKDKPIDLIIHTPGGLVLAATQIAKALKDHPAETRVIVPHYAMSGGTLIALAADKIIMDPHAVLGPVDPQLGQYPGPSIVRAVEKKGVEKVDDQTLILADVAEKAIKQVRDFVYSLLKDRYGEEKARELAQILTEGRWTHDYPITYEHAKELGLHVSTDVPGEVYALMELYKQPMRQRGTVEFMPYPQKAENSK